A region from the Paraburkholderia youngii genome encodes:
- the dapC gene encoding succinyldiaminopimelate transaminase, translated as MNPLLDSLQPYPFEKLRLLFKDVTPPAGLAHISFGIGEPKHPTPPLIRDAVIASLGGLAAYPATLGSAPLRESIAKWVTQRYNLPPLDPLTEVLPVSGSREALFALAQTVLNPRRDADGEPAIVLCPNPFYQIYEGAALLGGAQPYFVNSDPARNFACDYSAVPADVWARTQLLYVCSPGNPTGAVLTLDDWRELFALSDRYGFVIASDECYSEIYFDESKPPLGGLEAAHQLGRGFERLVMLSSLSKRSNVPGMRSGFVAGDASILKSFLLYRTYHGAALSTVYQSASVVAWSDETHVRENRAKYLQKFTTVTPMLADVLDVRLPDAAFYLWANVERTGLTDTEFAQRLYADYNVTVLPGSFLARTAHGVNPGRNFVRLALVADVDECTAGAQRIVEFCRSLAAA; from the coding sequence GTGAATCCGCTACTCGACTCCCTTCAGCCCTATCCGTTCGAAAAGCTGCGCCTGCTTTTCAAGGACGTCACGCCGCCGGCCGGCCTCGCGCATATCAGCTTCGGCATCGGCGAGCCGAAACATCCGACGCCGCCACTGATCCGCGACGCCGTCATCGCTTCGCTCGGCGGCCTCGCTGCCTATCCGGCCACGCTCGGCTCGGCGCCGCTGCGTGAGTCGATCGCGAAGTGGGTCACGCAACGCTACAACCTGCCGCCGCTCGATCCGCTGACCGAGGTGCTGCCGGTGTCCGGTTCGCGCGAGGCGCTGTTCGCGCTCGCGCAGACGGTGCTGAACCCGCGCCGGGATGCCGACGGAGAGCCTGCGATCGTACTCTGTCCGAACCCGTTCTACCAAATCTACGAAGGCGCGGCGCTGCTCGGCGGCGCCCAGCCGTACTTCGTCAACAGCGACCCGGCGCGCAACTTCGCGTGCGACTACTCGGCGGTGCCCGCCGACGTCTGGGCGCGCACGCAACTGCTGTACGTCTGCTCGCCGGGCAACCCGACCGGCGCCGTGCTCACGCTCGACGACTGGCGCGAACTGTTCGCGCTGTCGGACCGCTACGGCTTCGTGATCGCGTCGGACGAGTGCTACTCGGAAATCTATTTCGACGAGTCGAAGCCGCCGCTCGGCGGTCTCGAAGCGGCGCACCAGCTCGGCCGCGGCTTCGAGCGCCTCGTGATGCTGTCGAGCCTGTCGAAGCGCTCGAACGTGCCGGGCATGCGCTCGGGCTTCGTCGCCGGCGACGCGTCGATTCTGAAGTCGTTCCTGCTGTATCGCACGTACCACGGCGCGGCGCTCTCCACCGTGTACCAGAGCGCGAGCGTGGTCGCGTGGAGCGACGAGACGCACGTGCGCGAGAACCGCGCGAAGTACCTGCAGAAGTTCACCACCGTCACGCCGATGCTCGCCGACGTGCTCGACGTGCGCTTGCCCGACGCCGCGTTCTACCTGTGGGCCAATGTCGAGCGCACCGGCCTCACGGACACCGAGTTCGCCCAGCGCCTCTACGCCGACTATAATGTGACGGTTCTGCCGGGCTCGTTCCTCGCGCGCACCGCGCACGGCGTGAACCCCGGCCGCAATTTCGTGCGCCTCGCGCTCGTCGCCGATGTCGACGAATGCACGGCAGGCGCGCAGCGGATCGTCGAATTCTGCCGGTCTCTCGCTGCGGCTTGA
- a CDS encoding DMT family transporter, whose product MTNWLRNGWPTLAIMLGASVWGMVWYPLRMLAALGVSGTAASALTSGTGCLFVLLVRHRALKTVRWHWLLPALALAAGVTNLGFVWGAIHGQVMRVLLLFYLTPAWTALFAHFILHERLTWSGAALAALSLAGAMTMLWSPRLGIPVPGNPAEWAGLAGGMGFAMSNVLILKTSRVLPDMKPEMRTAVVFGGAALFGALASLIEPMPAPPTGAHLDTAALLVLGLGLLLASNNMLVQYGLSRVPANRASIIMLFELVVTALSAWLFAGEVPGPREWAGGACIVLASALSSWVHRTRTAPPDPAIGDTDGPSGDDGRGGPCGEQRGDEHGRDGDSDDHRKGGKNRPRAMV is encoded by the coding sequence ATGACCAACTGGCTTCGCAACGGCTGGCCGACGCTCGCGATCATGCTGGGCGCGTCGGTCTGGGGGATGGTCTGGTACCCGCTGCGCATGCTCGCCGCGCTCGGCGTGAGCGGCACCGCAGCGAGCGCGCTGACGAGCGGCACCGGCTGCCTGTTCGTGCTGCTCGTGCGGCATCGCGCGCTGAAGACCGTGCGATGGCACTGGCTGCTGCCGGCGCTCGCGCTGGCCGCCGGCGTCACGAATCTCGGCTTCGTGTGGGGCGCGATCCACGGTCAGGTGATGCGCGTGCTGCTGCTGTTCTATCTGACGCCCGCGTGGACCGCGCTGTTCGCACATTTCATCCTGCATGAGAGGCTCACGTGGTCGGGCGCGGCGCTGGCCGCGCTGTCGCTCGCGGGCGCGATGACGATGCTGTGGTCGCCGCGGCTCGGCATTCCGGTGCCCGGCAATCCCGCCGAATGGGCCGGGCTCGCCGGCGGCATGGGCTTCGCGATGAGCAATGTGCTGATTCTGAAGACGAGCCGCGTGCTGCCGGACATGAAGCCCGAAATGCGCACCGCGGTGGTCTTCGGCGGCGCGGCGCTGTTCGGCGCGCTCGCGTCGCTCATCGAGCCGATGCCCGCGCCGCCCACCGGCGCGCATCTGGATACCGCGGCGCTGCTGGTGCTCGGTCTCGGTCTGCTGCTCGCGTCGAACAATATGCTGGTGCAGTACGGGCTCTCGCGCGTGCCGGCCAATCGCGCTTCGATCATCATGCTGTTCGAGCTGGTCGTGACGGCGCTGTCGGCGTGGCTGTTCGCCGGCGAAGTACCGGGGCCGCGCGAATGGGCCGGCGGCGCGTGCATCGTGCTCGCATCGGCGTTGTCGAGCTGGGTGCATCGGACGAGGACGGCGCCCCCCGATCCGGCCATCGGCGACACGGACGGGCCGAGCGGCGACGATGGACGCGGTGGCCCGTGCGGTGAGCAACGCGGTGACGAACACGGCCGTGACGGCGATAGCGACGACCACCGAAAGGGCGGTAAGAATCGTCCACGCGCGATGGTATGA